One Castanea sativa cultivar Marrone di Chiusa Pesio chromosome 4, ASM4071231v1 DNA window includes the following coding sequences:
- the LOC142631378 gene encoding uncharacterized protein LOC142631378, giving the protein MALGRSKDKEELIQFVASYVAEITEEKTPLSRGNSVSSHGWLPPKHDWYKVNTDGAVFKETGSCGIGVVIRNEKGQIMGALCRRLEFPLGALEVEAMAVEEGVQFARDLCLNQIVVESDSLGVVNSFCHPDLCQSSIRKVVEGARLGLRCFEAWEVTHTRRGCNTAAHILARNANFVNNSVIWVEDIPPMIVDQVIKDVNCMVSNSV; this is encoded by the exons ATGGCATTGG GACGGAGCAAGGATAAGGAGGAGCTCATTCAGTTTGTGGCTAGTTATGTTGCAGAGATCACGGAGGAGAAGACACCGCTGAGCAGGGGCAACTCTGTTTCTTCGCATGGTTGGCTACCGCCAAAGCATGATTGGTATAAGGTTAATACGGATGGGGCGGTTTTTAAGGAAACTGGAAGTTGCGGCATTGGGGTGGTGATCAGGAATGAGAAGGGTCAGATTATGGGGGCTCTGTGCAGGCGCCTGGAGTTTCCGCTGGGGGCGCTAGAAGTTGAGGCAATGGCCGTGGAAGAGGGAGTTCAATTTGCAAGGGATCTGTGCCTAAACCAGATTGTTGTGGAGAGTGACTCTCTAGGGGTGGTTAATTCCTTTTGTCATCCTGACTTGTGCCAAAGCAGCATCCGGAAAGTGGTTGAAGGAGCGAGGCTGGGCTTGCGTTGTTTTGAGGCATGGGAGGTGACTCACACTCGCAGAGGCTGCAACACAGCGGCTCATATACTAGCGAGGAATGCTAATTTTGTAAACAACAGTGTTATTTGGGTGGAGGATATCCCACCGATGATTGTAGATCAAGTGATCAAGGATGTAAATTGTATGGTTTCCAATTCggtttaa